In the Pirellulales bacterium genome, one interval contains:
- a CDS encoding glucan 1,4-alpha-glucosidase yields the protein MATMADELHMIHSPQAPGKPGAKPHWTTSQKTSVGTARNLASHVWFTTHHGILGEIFYPRIDSAAARDLGMIVTDGDSFFSEEKTDTQSNVLWLGHGIPAFQITNACKQGHYTIEKTIVADPWRHSILQQIRFRAMRGSPSRYHLYALLAPHLEDRGAGNNAFLDDFKGIPMLMADREGFALALACSAAWLHRSAGYVGVSDGWQDLHEHKQLTCKYDRADDGNVALVGEIDLSEEKEFVLALGFGRNSSEAAHRARASLNHGFDAALERYVKEWTGWQKTLDHLDSGEKANSSAYRTSTAVLATHESKDFQGGTIASLSDPWGEIHGDKDKAGYHVVWPRDAYETASALIAAGATDEVLRALRFFETTQEADGHWPQNMWLDGTEFWKGIQLDEVASPILLLDLARRHEKIQPGELDRLWLMVRKAAGYIVRHGPSTQEDRWEEDAGLTAYTLGAMIAALLVAAEMAAGNNEPKLAAYLRETADAWNDAIERWTYVEQTALAKKVGVDGYYVRIAPKERLSGRIPLTEEMIKIPNLPGDNEFAADAIVSVDSLALVRFGLRAAGDPRIVNTVRVVDAVLKVDTPKGPCWHRYNHDGYGEHEDGSPFDGTGVGRVWPLFAGERAHYELAAGRTREARRLLESMEALASDSGLISEQVWDREPIPEKELFPGRPTGSARPLVWAHAEHVKLLRSLADGKVFDTPPQTVERYLVEKTRGKHAPWRLDAQVQRIPAGHILRIETEAPARIRWSADGWKTAENTDSRDTDIGMYVADLPIRSLAAGARIVFTIYWLDAGNWEGKDFSVGVVN from the coding sequence ATGGCAACCATGGCAGACGAACTTCACATGATTCACTCTCCGCAAGCGCCGGGAAAACCAGGCGCCAAACCCCATTGGACAACCAGTCAAAAGACAAGCGTGGGAACGGCGAGAAATCTTGCCAGCCATGTGTGGTTCACGACCCATCACGGCATCTTGGGCGAAATCTTCTACCCGCGCATCGATTCCGCGGCGGCGCGCGATCTGGGCATGATTGTCACCGACGGCGATTCGTTCTTCTCCGAGGAGAAAACCGACACGCAGTCCAACGTTCTGTGGCTGGGCCACGGCATTCCCGCCTTCCAAATCACGAATGCCTGCAAGCAAGGCCACTATACGATCGAGAAGACGATCGTGGCCGACCCTTGGCGACACTCAATCTTGCAGCAAATCCGATTCAGGGCGATGCGCGGATCGCCATCGCGTTATCACCTGTACGCGCTATTGGCGCCGCACTTGGAGGACCGGGGCGCCGGCAACAACGCCTTCCTTGATGATTTCAAAGGAATCCCCATGCTGATGGCGGATCGCGAAGGTTTTGCCCTCGCCCTGGCCTGCTCGGCCGCATGGCTGCACCGCTCGGCGGGATACGTCGGTGTGTCCGACGGTTGGCAAGACCTCCACGAACACAAGCAACTCACTTGCAAATACGATCGGGCCGACGACGGCAACGTCGCGCTCGTGGGCGAAATCGATCTCTCCGAAGAGAAAGAATTCGTGCTGGCGCTCGGCTTTGGCCGAAATTCGAGCGAGGCGGCGCATCGGGCTCGAGCGAGCCTGAACCACGGCTTCGATGCGGCCCTCGAGCGCTACGTGAAAGAATGGACGGGTTGGCAAAAAACGTTGGATCATTTGGACTCGGGCGAAAAAGCCAATAGCTCGGCCTACCGCACCAGCACGGCCGTGCTGGCGACACACGAATCCAAAGATTTTCAGGGAGGCACCATCGCCAGCCTGTCCGACCCCTGGGGCGAAATCCATGGCGACAAGGATAAAGCCGGCTACCACGTCGTCTGGCCGCGCGACGCCTACGAAACCGCCAGCGCCCTGATCGCCGCCGGCGCGACCGACGAAGTGCTGCGGGCTTTGCGATTTTTCGAAACGACGCAAGAAGCCGACGGCCATTGGCCGCAAAACATGTGGCTCGACGGAACCGAATTCTGGAAAGGCATTCAGCTTGATGAAGTCGCTAGTCCCATTTTGCTGCTCGATCTGGCCCGCCGGCACGAGAAGATCCAGCCCGGCGAACTCGACCGGCTGTGGCTAATGGTTCGCAAGGCGGCCGGCTATATCGTGCGGCATGGGCCGTCGACGCAGGAAGATCGCTGGGAAGAAGACGCCGGCCTGACCGCGTACACCCTGGGGGCCATGATCGCGGCGCTGCTGGTCGCCGCGGAAATGGCCGCGGGAAACAACGAGCCGAAACTCGCCGCCTACCTTCGCGAGACGGCCGACGCTTGGAACGATGCAATCGAAAGGTGGACCTACGTCGAGCAAACGGCTCTCGCCAAGAAAGTCGGCGTCGACGGCTACTACGTGCGCATCGCTCCCAAAGAACGGCTTTCCGGGCGGATTCCGCTGACCGAGGAAATGATCAAAATTCCGAACCTGCCCGGCGACAATGAGTTCGCGGCCGATGCGATCGTCAGCGTCGATTCGCTGGCGCTCGTGCGATTCGGCCTGCGAGCCGCCGGCGATCCGCGGATCGTGAACACGGTGCGAGTGGTCGATGCGGTGTTGAAGGTCGACACGCCGAAAGGCCCGTGCTGGCATCGCTATAATCACGATGGCTACGGCGAACACGAAGACGGAAGCCCGTTCGACGGCACCGGCGTCGGGCGCGTCTGGCCGCTGTTTGCCGGGGAGCGGGCTCATTACGAGTTGGCCGCCGGCCGCACGCGTGAAGCCCGGCGGCTGCTCGAGTCGATGGAAGCCCTGGCCAGCGACTCGGGCCTGATTTCCGAGCAGGTTTGGGATCGCGAGCCAATCCCGGAAAAAGAGCTGTTTCCGGGCCGGCCGACCGGATCGGCCCGGCCGCTCGTTTGGGCGCATGCCGAGCACGTCAAACTGCTCCGATCGCTTGCCGATGGCAAGGTGTTCGACACGCCGCCGCAAACGGTGGAACGCTATTTGGTGGAAAAGACGCGCGGCAAACATGCTCCCTGGCGGCTCGACGCCCAGGTTCAACGCATTCCTGCGGGGCACATCCTGCGGATCGAAACCGAAGCCCCGGCCCGCATCCGCTGGAGCGCCGATGGCTGGAAAACCGCCGAGAACACCGATTCCCGCGATACGGACATCGGCATGTACGTGGCCGACCTGCCGATACGATCGCTGGCCGCCGGCGCCCGGATCGTCTTCACCATCTACTGGCTCGACGCCGGGAATTGGGAAGGGAAAGATTTTTCCGTGGGCGTCGTGAACTGA
- a CDS encoding sensory rhodopsin transducer produces the protein MPDPIGSKRWAIAEGYIPGWSHGPEPAMTSHETACLLNVSDKDAQVEITIFFSDREPAGPYKKTLPARRTMHLRFNDLDDPEPIPHETNYASLIESDVPIVVQHTRLDSRQAENALITTIAFAGS, from the coding sequence ATGCCTGACCCCATCGGTTCGAAGCGCTGGGCGATCGCGGAGGGTTATATTCCCGGCTGGAGTCATGGACCCGAGCCGGCCATGACCAGTCACGAAACCGCCTGTTTGCTGAATGTGAGCGACAAGGATGCCCAGGTCGAGATCACGATTTTCTTTTCCGATCGCGAGCCGGCGGGCCCGTATAAGAAGACATTGCCGGCCCGCCGCACGATGCACTTGCGGTTCAACGATCTCGACGATCCCGAGCCGATCCCGCACGAAACCAACTATGCGAGCCTGATCGAGTCCGACGTGCCGATCGTCGTGCAACACACGCGGCTCGACTCACGGCAAGCGGAAAACGCGCTGATCACGACGATCGCTTTTGCCGGAAGCTGA
- a CDS encoding mechanosensitive ion channel domain-containing protein, giving the protein MDNFIRFVGPGRAVEVFNVRLVGLNAQTGMKIVFTLLFIFFLWALNWCLKKIATLALRGRFNRRAGFWTSQTIHLVLAALFLLALISIWFDNPSQLTTVFGLFSAGLAVALQKVITSLSGYFVILRGRTFNIGDRIVMGGVRGDVIGLGFIQTTIMEMGQPPAEQADEPAMWVRSRQYTGRLVTVTNDKIFEEPVFNYSHEFPYIWEEMMLPVGYTADRDRAEQILLDVAKKHTEKISDLGADAAKELRRRYPVDIDDWEPRVYWRLTDNWLELTVRFLTRTHDIRSLKDRMSREIIKSLDEAHIGIASSTYDVVGFPPLKIDLDAATIDRLRPSKADPQSNADQSVKEDQPSDGNSQPAKR; this is encoded by the coding sequence ATGGACAACTTCATTCGCTTTGTGGGGCCGGGTCGGGCCGTCGAAGTGTTCAACGTCCGGCTGGTCGGGCTCAACGCACAGACGGGAATGAAGATCGTCTTTACGCTTCTGTTCATCTTTTTTCTGTGGGCGTTGAATTGGTGTCTGAAAAAGATCGCTACGTTAGCGCTGCGCGGCCGGTTCAATCGCCGGGCCGGTTTTTGGACCAGCCAAACAATCCACCTCGTGCTGGCGGCGTTGTTTCTGCTGGCATTGATTTCGATCTGGTTCGACAATCCCAGCCAACTGACGACCGTATTCGGCCTGTTTTCCGCCGGTTTGGCCGTGGCTCTGCAAAAGGTGATCACTTCGCTTTCCGGCTATTTCGTGATTCTCCGCGGCCGGACATTCAATATCGGCGATCGGATCGTGATGGGGGGCGTGCGCGGCGACGTGATCGGCTTGGGATTCATTCAGACGACCATCATGGAGATGGGCCAACCGCCGGCCGAGCAAGCCGACGAACCGGCGATGTGGGTCCGCAGCCGCCAATACACCGGCCGGCTCGTGACGGTGACGAACGACAAGATCTTCGAAGAGCCGGTGTTCAACTACAGCCACGAATTCCCCTATATCTGGGAAGAGATGATGCTCCCGGTCGGCTATACGGCAGATCGTGATCGGGCGGAGCAGATCTTGCTCGACGTGGCCAAGAAGCACACCGAGAAGATCAGCGATCTTGGCGCGGATGCGGCCAAAGAGCTACGCCGCCGCTATCCGGTCGATATCGACGACTGGGAGCCGCGCGTCTATTGGCGACTGACGGATAATTGGCTGGAACTGACCGTGCGCTTTCTCACGCGCACGCACGACATCCGATCGCTAAAGGATCGCATGTCGCGCGAGATCATCAAATCGCTTGACGAGGCACATATCGGCATCGCGTCGTCGACCTACGATGTCGTCGGATTCCCGCCGCTGAAAATCGATCTCGACGCGGCCACCATCGATCGCCTTCGGCCATCGAAGGCAGATCCGCAATCCAACGCAGACCAGAGCGTGAAAGAAGATCAGCCGTCGGACGGCAATTCGCAGCCGGCCAAGCGCTAG
- a CDS encoding monovalent cation/H+ antiporter complex subunit F: MNVWLWAALALMLGLVPCGWVCVRAATIDRLVAVELAGTIAASVVMLLAEGYERRVLFDVALGIALLSFPSGLVFAHFLERWL, encoded by the coding sequence ATGAATGTCTGGCTGTGGGCAGCGCTGGCGTTGATGCTGGGCCTCGTGCCCTGCGGCTGGGTTTGCGTGCGCGCGGCGACCATCGATCGACTCGTCGCGGTGGAATTGGCCGGCACGATCGCGGCTTCCGTGGTGATGCTGCTCGCGGAGGGCTACGAGCGGCGGGTGTTGTTCGACGTTGCGCTCGGAATCGCGCTGCTTTCATTTCCGTCGGGATTGGTGTTTGCCCATTTCTTGGAGCGCTGGCTATGA
- a CDS encoding monovalent cation/H(+) antiporter subunit G, producing MTGSETAVAIVLALAVIGEWLAVIGLAAMRSVYGRLHYAGLATLVGPPLIAAAVAIHHSSAEAVIKAVLTALALLIIAPVLTHATARAAHTRQQVSSHEGGEP from the coding sequence ATGACCGGCAGCGAAACCGCCGTGGCAATTGTGCTGGCGCTGGCCGTGATCGGCGAGTGGCTTGCCGTGATCGGCCTGGCGGCGATGCGTTCGGTGTACGGCCGGCTGCATTATGCGGGACTGGCGACGCTTGTCGGGCCGCCGCTGATCGCCGCCGCCGTGGCCATTCATCATTCTTCGGCCGAGGCCGTGATCAAAGCCGTGTTGACCGCGTTGGCGCTACTGATCATTGCGCCGGTGTTGACGCATGCCACGGCGCGGGCCGCGCATACGCGTCAACAAGTTTCCTCGCACGAAGGAGGCGAACCATGA
- a CDS encoding hydrogenase subunit MbhD domain-containing protein encodes MNPLAATSLLLVALGGTAVVLTRDPVRQAIALSFYGLLLTLLFLVLQAPDVALSELAVGAAALPVILLVSLSKVGPQKQ; translated from the coding sequence ATGAACCCCTTGGCCGCGACAAGCCTGCTGTTGGTCGCGCTCGGCGGCACTGCGGTCGTGCTCACGCGCGATCCGGTCCGGCAGGCGATCGCGCTGAGCTTCTACGGATTGCTGCTGACGCTATTGTTTCTCGTGCTGCAAGCGCCGGACGTGGCGCTATCCGAGCTGGCGGTCGGGGCAGCGGCATTGCCCGTGATCCTGTTGGTCAGCCTGTCGAAAGTCGGGCCTCAGAAGCAATGA
- a CDS encoding MnhB domain-containing protein codes for MSDRTRKLLFFASAAGFGAFLLWALAGLPRFGDYRGAYGRAINSLGVPARHVTDMATAINFDFRGFDTLGEEYILFVSVTGLALLLRRMRGEIEDAPLEFAPDRQVKPRGDCVGGLGLLLTGATNLFGLYIVVHAHLTPGGGFQGGAILGTACLLVYLAIGYRVFRTISPKSLMESAESIGAGGYAAIGIATLIASGAFLANCLPLGKTGNLFSGGTIPVINLAVGLEVAGGFILMFAEFLKTTRRPAESRKP; via the coding sequence ATGAGCGATCGAACTCGCAAACTGCTGTTTTTCGCTTCGGCCGCGGGATTCGGCGCCTTCTTGCTTTGGGCGCTGGCCGGTCTGCCGCGCTTTGGCGACTATCGCGGCGCATACGGGCGGGCGATCAATTCGCTCGGCGTTCCCGCTCGGCATGTCACCGACATGGCCACGGCGATCAACTTCGATTTTCGCGGTTTCGACACGCTTGGCGAAGAATACATTTTATTTGTCTCGGTGACCGGCTTGGCGCTATTGCTTCGTCGGATGCGCGGCGAAATCGAAGATGCGCCGCTGGAATTCGCGCCCGATCGCCAGGTGAAGCCGCGCGGCGACTGCGTCGGCGGCTTGGGGCTATTGCTCACTGGCGCCACGAATCTGTTCGGGCTGTATATCGTGGTGCATGCGCATCTCACGCCAGGCGGCGGCTTTCAGGGCGGGGCGATTCTCGGCACCGCTTGCCTGCTCGTCTACCTGGCGATCGGCTATCGCGTGTTTCGCACGATCTCGCCCAAGTCGCTGATGGAATCGGCCGAGTCGATCGGCGCGGGCGGTTACGCCGCGATCGGCATCGCGACGCTGATCGCCAGCGGCGCGTTTCTTGCCAATTGTTTGCCGCTGGGAAAGACGGGCAATCTTTTCTCCGGCGGCACGATCCCGGTGATCAATCTCGCGGTCGGGCTCGAGGTCGCCGGCGGATTCATTCTCATGTTCGCCGAATTTCTCAAAACGACCCGGCGCCCTGCCGAGTCGCGCAAACCATGA
- a CDS encoding cation:proton antiporter subunit C produces the protein MNYLPFAVTAWLFVIGAYGIVTSRNLIHLIVCLSVIQSSTYVLLLSIGYVAGAGPPVFANVPPGTPAVDPIVQAMALTDIVVGATVTALLLAMAVQVHKHLKTLDPRQDRPMEG, from the coding sequence ATGAACTATCTCCCCTTCGCAGTGACCGCTTGGCTGTTTGTGATCGGCGCCTATGGCATCGTTACCAGCCGAAACCTGATCCACTTGATCGTTTGCCTCTCGGTCATTCAATCGTCGACGTATGTGCTGTTGCTTTCGATCGGATACGTCGCCGGGGCGGGGCCGCCGGTGTTCGCCAATGTGCCGCCCGGCACGCCCGCGGTCGATCCGATCGTGCAGGCAATGGCGCTGACGGACATCGTCGTCGGCGCGACGGTGACGGCCCTGCTTCTGGCGATGGCGGTGCAGGTTCACAAGCATTTGAAAACGCTCGATCCTCGGCAAGACCGGCCGATGGAGGGTTGA